The following proteins come from a genomic window of Pleuronectes platessa chromosome 2, fPlePla1.1, whole genome shotgun sequence:
- the LOC128454306 gene encoding inter-alpha-trypsin inhibitor heavy chain H3 isoform X1: MERAVLNVTSLLLLLALVTTLPTQEDWDIYSCHINSTVTSRYATTVITSRVANRMDESKEIEFHVRIPKNAFISKFRMFIDGQLYDGAVKAKEQAQQEYTQAVSSGQSAGMVSSVGRTLEEFKTSVNVAPHKKVTFELTYEELLKRRIGKYKLQIHARPMQPVKDFKVDVHIHEKAGISFIKVQGGLSTKDLANAITKTHADKEAWVHFYPTEDQQKTCDSCGEQGMNGDLVVVYDVNRNASFGDIKKSLDGYFVHHFAPSNLTRISKNVVFIIDQSGSMHGRKIQQTRNALLQILSELAEDDYFGLITFDSEIFHWKRELVQASQENLGSAKEFVKRINDRGATDINLAVLEGSRMLNAHPREGSASILILLTDGDPTSGVTNLGRIKSNVKEAIAGKFPLYCLGFGYDVNFEFLKTMSLQNDGVARRIYDDSDADIQLRGFYVEVATPLLTDVTMIYLGGTNLTQTNFSQYYDGSEIVVAGQITDNNVETFIPQVVAISRNSKVTFSETNMTEIVSDDHIQRVWAYLTVKQLLEKELQLSGPEKDKVKEEALELSLKYSFVTPLTSMVVTKPQGESTDVLHKPKEGGTDRDEQRSSGRPSAGYFGGRRGSHSFLRTRSHAMAQIPVLHRPINTGSAPRRSMRPGKAGQINQHDIDYHMVYFDSPGHSSPTIVTATATTPTTATAPPFHRFLLKAENQSIPLCFDVIGNVRLKLLHSPSRELFVNGELDSVANGGFTKIVIHVKPDLYIDIDVNEIIVRDGQTLTHHTGEEQITAGSVTVIKRNKEVDVATGDIRIVILLHERHGEKFLWPVLRRRPSDNKAEGILALKPAVYEELQQTPSSRLQINGQEVDVGRSDAVDYSIARSPKRGCWLVSADAALQRPLHDFIV; the protein is encoded by the exons ATGGAGAGAGCTGTGTTAAACGTCAcctctttgctgctgctgctggctttGGTTACCACTCTGCCAACCCAG GAGGACTGGGACATCTACAGCTGTCACATCAACTCCACAGTGACCAGTCGTTATGCCACCACTGTCATTACAAGCCGTGTGGCCAATCGCATGGACGAGTCCAAGGAAATAGAGTTCCATGTCCGGATTCCCAAGAATGCCTTCATCAGTAAATTCAGAAT GTTTATTGATGGGCAGCTGTACGATGGTGCTGTGAAAGCAAAGGAGCAAGCTCAGCAAGAGTACACTCAGGCTGTGTCCAGTGGCCAGAGCGCTGGGATGGTCAG TTCTGTTGGGAGGACCCTAGAGGAATTTAAGACTTCTGTGAATGTGGCTCCTCACAAAAAGGTGACCTTTGAACTCACATACGAGGAGCTGCTGAAACGCCGGATCGGCAAGTACAAGCTGCAAATCCATGCTCGCCCCATGCAGCCTGTCAAAGACTTCAAG GTGGATGTGCATATTCACGAGAAAGCCGGCATCAGTTTCATTAAAGTTCAAGGAGGACTGAGCACCAAGGACCTGGCTAATGCCATCAccaaaacacatgcagataAAGAG GCGTGGGTGCATTTCTACCCCACCGAGGACCAACAGAAAACATGTGACAGCTGTGGAGAGCAGGGTATGAATGGAGATCTGGTTGTTGTGTATGATGTGAACAGAAACGCCTCGTTTGGAGACATTAAG AAAAGTTTGGATGGGTACTTTGTTCATCACTTCGCTCCATCTAATCTTACCCGAATATCCAAGAACGTCGTCTTCATTATTGATCAAAGTGGTTCCATGCATGGCAGAAAAATTCAACAG ACGAGAAATGCATTACTCCAAATCTTGAGTGAACTGGCTGAAGACGACTACTTTGGTCTCATCACCTTTGACAGCGAAATCTTTCACTGGAAACGAGAACTTGTTCAGGCCAGCCAGGAAAACCTGGGTAGTGCCAAGGAATTTGTAAAGCGTATAAACGATAGAGGAG CCACGGACATTAACCTGGCAGTGTTGGAAGGATCCCGTATGCTGAATGCACATCCCAGAGAAGGTTCCGCATCGATTCTGATACTTCTCACTGACGGAGACCCAACTTCAG GTGTGACAAATCTGGGAAGAATAAAGTCAAATGTAAAGGAGGCCATTGCAGGCAAATTCCCACTCTACTGTCTTGGTTTTGGTTATGATGTCAACTTTGAGTTCCTGAAGACGATGTCGCTGCAGAACGATGGAGTGGCGCGGCGGATCTatgacgactctgatgctgataTACAGCTGAGG GGTTTCTATGTAGAGGTGGCCACTCCTCTGCTGACAGATGTGACAATGATATATTTGGGTGGGACCAATTTGACCCAGACAAACTTCAGCCAGTATTATGATGGCTCTGAGATCGTGGTGGCCGGTCAGATCACTGACAACAACGTTGAAACCTTTATTCCACAAGTTGTGGCCATCTCT CGGAATAGCAAGGTGACATTTTCGGAAACAAACATGACTGAAATAGTGTCTGACGACCACATCCAGAGGGTTTGGGCCTACCTCACAGTCAAACAGCTTCTGGAGAAAGA GCTGCAGTTGTCTGGACCGGAGAAGGacaaggtgaaggaggaggcctTGGAGCTGTCGCTGAAGTACAGCTTTGTGACCCCACTTACATCCATGGTGGTGACCAAGCCTCAAGGAGAGAGCACAGATGTGCTCCATAAACCAAAGGAAGGTGGTACAGACAGAGATGAGCAGAGGAGCTCTGGAAGACCTTCTGCAGGATAttttggaggaagaagaggttcTCATAGCTTCTTGAGGACGAGAAGTCACGCAATGGCTCAAATTCCAG TGCTCCATAGGCCTATCAACACTGGATCAG CACCCCGTCGTTCTATGCGCCCTGGAAAAG CTGGTCAGATCAACCAACATG ATATCGATTACCATATGGTATATTTCGACTCTCCAGGCCATTCATCTCCTACAATTGTGACAGCTACTGCTACTACTCCTACTACTGCTACTG ctcctccttttCACAGGTTTTTGCTGAAAGCTGAAAATCAGTCTATTCCACTGTGCTTTGACGTCATTGGAAATGTACGGCTTAAACTACTTCACAGTCCCAGCAGGG AGCTGTTTGTGAACGGTGAGCTGGACTCAGTTGCAAATGGGGGCTTCACAAAGATCGTCATCCACGTCAAACCTGACCTGTACATTGACATTGACGTCAATGAAATCATTGTACGAGAtggacagacactgacacaccaCACTGGAGAGGAGCAAATCACAGCTGGAAG TGTGACGGTGATTAAACGGAACAAGGAAGTCGATGTCGCTACTGGGGACATACGAATTGTCATCTTACTTCATGAGAGGCACGGTGAAAAATTCCTCTGGCCGGTTTTAAGGCGGCGTCCATCTGACAACAAGGCTGAAGGAATTTTAG CTCTAAAACCTGCAGTTtatgaggagctgcagcaaactCCCTCTTCCAGGCTTCAGATCAATGGGCAGGAGGTAGATGTGGGCAG ATCCGATGCTGTTGACTACAGTATTGCCCGTAGCCCTAAACGGGGTTGCTGGCTTGTCTCTGCCGATGCTGCCCTCCAGAGACCCCTGCATGACTTCATTGTCTAA